The Scomber scombrus chromosome 5, fScoSco1.1, whole genome shotgun sequence genome window below encodes:
- the mecom gene encoding MDS1 and EVI1 complex locus protein EVI1-A translates to MVNVGERFGPYVGEHRPCLRDPTQGWEILDGSGHVKFCVDASKPDIGSWLKHIQFAPAAKQHNLTACQIDDQIFYKVTREIFPGEELLLFMKAEEYSCDIMAPDIHEERQYRCEDCDQHFESRNQLLDHQKQPCGMPPSSFLNPGGDSDLTAQEPQDLRPLHLSHGLQECKECDQVFPDIQSLEAHALSHSEEREYKCDQCPKAFNWKSNLIRHQMSHDSGKHYECENCSKQVFTDPSNLQRHIRSQHVGARAHACSDCGKTFATSSGLKQHKHIHSSVKPFMCEVCHKSYTQFSNLCRHKRMHADCRTQIKCKDCGQMFSTTSSLNKHRRFCEGKNHFTAGGLFAQGMTLPGAPGLDKSALAMGHSSAGLADYFGASRHHGGLTFPAAPAFPFSFPGLFPSGLYHRPQLIPATNSPVRHQAHAPVAGPGAELRKSPLLPPSPGAQESRELLKALRKDGGSPGNLIPGSELHTQSSSSSTKQRNKQSDQSESSDLDDVSTPSGSDLESTSGSELESDMDSEKERGATRENGKGPKRKASEGGPQSPSLTSSSAAKDFPGPSLITSSLDEHTAVTGAVNDSIKAIASIAEKYFGSTGLAGLQDKKVGSLPYPSMFPLPFFPAFSPPVYPFPERDLRPPGLKGEPQLPADDCKKAQGKSSSESPFDLTTKRKEEKSAPFASSKPEASHTSGQDQPLDLSLGGRGKGRGRSGREEEAKKNLCYEEEKAVMEIPKADTSLQHARPTPFFMDPIYRVEKRRMSDPFETLKDKYMRPAPGFLFHPQFRLPDQRTWMSAIENMAEKLETFGSLKPESGDLLRSVPSMFDFRAPPSALPETLLRKGKERYTCRYCGKIFPRSANLTRHLRTHTGEQPYRCKYCDRSFSISSNLQRHIRNIHNKEKPFKCHLCDRCFGQQTNLDRHLKKHENGNLSGTAMSSPQSELDSGSAILDDKEDSYFNEIRNFIGNTGQNQTSPDPSEEGLNGGPFEEEKPLMASHGSRDLEDEEVEELGADEEEGEEPSNTPGKPEGEMLPSNIMQDEMDFSGPNDLNLNCKTSPRRYKEEEEEEDEEQSGYSALDHIRHFSDMRKLEESELSDGDGDGDGDEDDESFGSPSLTEAVKQPLFRKSKSQAYAMMLSLAEKDSLHPATHNPATMWHSLARAAAESSAIQSLSHV, encoded by the exons ATCTTGGACGGGTCAGGCCATGTAAAATTCTGCGTGGATGCCAGCAAGCCAGATATCGGGAGCTGGCTGAAGCACATCCAGTTTGCCCCTGCGGCCAAGCAGCATAACCTGACAGCGTGCCAGATAGATGATCAG atcTTCTACAAAGTCACCAGAGAGATTTTCCCCGGTGAGGAGCTGCTACTTTTCATGAAGGCTGAAGAGTATTCATGTGACATCATGGCTCCTGATATTCATG AAGAGAGGCAGTACCGCTGTGAGGACTGTGACCAGCACTTTGAGTCCCGCAACCAGCTGCTGGACCACCAGAAACAGCCGTGTGGgatgcccccctcctccttccttaaCCCAG GAGGGGATAGTGACCTAACGGCCCAGGAACCTCAAGACCTGCGACCCCTCCACCTGTCTCATGGTCTACAAGAGTGTAAGGAGTGTGACCAGGTCTTCCCTGATATCCAGAG TCTGGAAGCTCACGCTCTGTCCCACTCTGAGGAAAGGGAATATAAGTGTGATCAGTGTCCCAAGGCTTTCAACTGGAAATCAAACCTGATTCGACATCAGATGTCGCACGACAGTGGCAAGCACTACGAATGTGAAAACTGCTCAAAG CAGGTGTTCACAGACCCCAGTAACCTGCAGAGGCACATCCGCTCGCAGCACGTTGGGGCACGGGCCCACGCCTGCTCCGACTGTGGCAAGACGTTCGCAACGTCTTCGGGCCTCAAGCAGCATAAGCACATCCACAGCAGTGTCAAGCCCTTCATGT GTGAGGTATGCCACAAATCCTACACCCAGTTCTCTAACCTGTGCCGCCACAAACGCATGCACGCTGACTGCCGCACACAGATAAAGTGCAAGGACTGTGGACAGATGTTCAGCACCACCTCCTCTCTCAACAAGCACCGGCGCTTCTGTGAAGGGAAGAACCATTTCACAGCAGGGGGATTGTTTGCCCAAGGTATGACACTCCCTGGCGCCCCTGGCTTGGACAAATCAGCTCTGGCGATGGGCCACAGCAGTGCTGGACTGGCTGATTATTTCGGGGCCAGCCGCCACCATGGCGGGCTTACCTTCCCTGCTGCTCCAGCATTCCCCTTCAGCTTCCCTGGCCTTTTTCCCTCTGGACTCTACCACCGCCCGCAGCTCATTCCTGCCACCAACTCTCCTGTCAGACACCAAGCTCATGCACCTGTTGCTGGGCCTGGTGCAGAGCTGAGAAAGAGTCCACTGCTGCCTCCCAGCCCTGGGGCTCAGGAGTCCCGAGAGCTCCTCAAGGCTCTTCGTAAAGATGGTGGTTCACCTGGCAATCTAATTCCAGGCTCAGAGCTTCACACCCAGAGCTCCTCGTCCTCCACAAAGCAGCGGAACAAGCAGAGTGACCAGTCTGAGAGCAGTGACCTGGATGATGTCAGCACACCCAGTGGAAGTGATTTGGAGAGCACATCGGGCTCTGAGCTGGAGAGTGACATGGACAGTGAGAAGGAGAGGGGGGCTACTCGGGAAAATGGCAAAGGCCCCAAGAGGAAGGCCAGTGAAGGAGGCCCCCAAAGTCCAAGCCTGACAAGCAGCAGTGCTGCTAAAGACTTTCCAGGCCCCTCTCTCATCACTTCCTCACTGGACGAGCACACAGCTGTAACAGGGGCTGTGAATGACTCTATTAAGGCCATTGCCTCCATTGCTGAGAAGTATTTTGGCTCTACGGGGCTGGCTGGTCTGCAGGACAAGAAGGTCGGGTCCCTGCCCTATCCCTCTATGTTCCCCTTGCCTTTCTTCCCAGCTTTCTCTCCTCCAGTTTACCCTTTCCCAGAGAGGGACCTCAGACCTCCAGGCCTGAAGGGCGAGCCACAGCTGCCGGCAGATGACTGCAAGAAGGCTCAGGGCAAATCTTCATCCGAGTCACCATTTGACCTCACTACCAAGCGAAAGGAGGAGAAGTCTGCCCCATTTGCCTCCTCCAAACCAGAGGCATCCCACACCTCTGGTCAGGATCAGCCGCTAGACCTGAGCCTGGGGGGCAGGGGCAAGGGCCGTGGACGTagtggaagagaggaggaggcaaAGAAGAACCTGTGCTATGAAGAGGAGAAGGCAGTTATGGAGATTCCAAAAGCAGACACCTCCTTACAGCATGCCAGGCCCACTCCTTTCTTCATGGACCCCATCTACAG GGTTGAGAAGAGGAGAATGAGCGATCCGTTTGAGACTCTGAAAGACAAGTACATGCGGCCGGCTCCAGGCTTCCTCTTCCATCCACAG TTTCGTTTGCCAGATCAGAGAACATGG ATGTCGGCCATTGAGAACATGGCGGAGAAGCTGGAGACGTTTGGCTCCTTGAAGCCAGAGTCTGGTGACCTGCTGCGCTCAGTCCCCTCCATGTTTGACTTCAGAGCCCCACCCTCGGCACTTCCAGAGACACTGCTGCGCAAGGGCAAGGAGCGCTACACATGCAG ATACTGTGGGAAAATATTCCCACGTTCTGCCAACCTGACCCGCCACCTCAGGACTCATACTGGAGAGCAACCATACAG GTGTAAATACTGCGACCGCTCCTTCAGCATCTCCTCCAACCTGCAGCGCCACATTCGCAACATCCACAACAAGGAGAAGCCTTTCAAGTGCCACTTGTGTGACCGTTGCTTTGGTCAGCAGACCAACCTGGACCGTCACCTCAAGAAGCATGAAAATGGTAACTTGTCAG gcaCTGCAATGTCATCCCCACAGTCTGAACTGGACagtggcagtgccatattggatGACAAAGAAGACTCTTATTTCAACGAAATAAGAAATTTCATTGGCAACACAGGCCAGAACCAGACATCCCCGGACCCATCTGAAGAAGG GTTAAATGGCGGCCCATTTGAAGAAGAAAAGCCGCTGATGGCCAGCCATGGGTCACGTGACTTGGAAGACGAGGAAGTGGAGGAGCTTGGTGCtgatgaagaagaaggggaggagCCTAGCAACACCCCTGGGAAACCGGAAGGCGAGATGCTTCCTAGCAACATCATGCAAGACGAAATGGACTTTAGTGGACCAAATGACTTGAACCTCAACTGCAAAACCTCTCCTAGGAG GtataaggaggaggaggaggaggaggatgaggagcagAGCGGCTACTCTGCCTTGGATCATATTCGTCACTTTTCGGACATGCGCAAGCTGGAGGAGAGTGAGCTGAGTGACGgagatggtgatggtgatggtgatgaggaCGATGAATCATTTGGTTCCCCCTCTCTGACTGAGGCAGTCAAACAGCCACTCTTTAGGAAATCCAAGTCTCAG GCTTATGCCATGATGCTGTCTCTGGCTGAAAAGGATTCTCTCCACCCAGCCACCCACAACCCGGCCACCATGTGGCACAGTCTGGCACGGGCTGCTGCTGAATCCAGTGCCATTCAGTCCCTCAGCCATGTATGA